Proteins encoded within one genomic window of Triticum urartu cultivar G1812 unplaced genomic scaffold, Tu2.1 TuUngrouped_contig_9204, whole genome shotgun sequence:
- the LOC125532139 gene encoding uncharacterized protein LOC125532139 codes for MLGDDLTDEVLQAVNTCTIPPGWNDTAIVMIPKVNSPEKVTQFRPISLCNVVYKKTLCILLGASYSFGPCNPLARASPAHSGPWPFVASLSFPPPAQQREDPPIPIFAGDERALVRAAPGSVAAVLPRDGDAYSGRAGGSAHCSRTDLMEYHRQSITMTKRSRGTILDDLPEWIIIEEILIRLPPKDVLRCRAVRKLWCSATSTDKFMLGNCLRQPSLPVINQDIPGQEGVTFVVFRDNGVGASNQKLWPIIQHSKFHNLLGACDGFLILSDASHFWICNPATRRCAPLPQPRVPSAGGGRPYISGFFP; via the exons ATGCTGGGGGATGACCTGACTGACGAGGTCCTGCAGGCGGTGAATACTTGTACCATTCCCCCCGGATGGAATGATACTGCAATTGTAATGATCCCAAAGGTTAATTCCCCTGAAAAGGTTACTCAGTTCAGACCGATCAGTTTATGTAATGTGGTCTACAAG AAGACgctttgtattttgcttggagcatcGTACTCATTTGGGCCCTGCAACCCACTCGCACGGGCCTCCCCAGCGCACTCCGGCCCTTGGCCCTTCGTCGCCTCACTCTCCTTCCCCCCGCCGGCGCAGCAGCGAGAAGATCCTCCGATCCCCATATTTGCCGGCGACGAGCGAGCCCTCGTACGCGCCGCTCCGGGGAGCGTCGCCGCCGTCCTTCCCCGCGACGGCGACGCGTACAGCGGCAGAGCGGGAGGAAGCGCCCACTGCTCTCGTACTG ATCTGATGGAATACCATCGGCAGTCAATCACCATGACGAAAAGAAGCCGTGGGACCATCCTCGACGACCTCCCCGAGTGGATTATCATCGAAGAGATCCTCATCCGGTTGCCACCAAAGGACGTTCTTCGCTGCCGCGCTGTCCGCAAGTTGTGGTGCAGTGCCACCTCCACCGACAAGTTCATGCTCGGCAACTGCCTACGCCAGCCGTCGCTCCCTGTTATCAACCAGGATATCCCTGGGCAGGAAGGAGTCACCTTCGTTGTCTTCCGTGACAACGGTGTCGGAGCCTCCAATCAAAAGCTCTGGCCAATCATTCAACACTCTAAGTTCCATAATCTCCTGGGGGCCTGTGATGGCTTTCTCATCTTGTCCGATGCATCCCATTTCTGGATCTGCAATCCAGCCACTCGCAGATGTGCTCCGCTACCACAACCTCGAGTTCCATCGGCAGGGGGGGGCCGGCCATACATATCTGGCTTTTTCCCG